A part of Corynebacterium lactis RW2-5 genomic DNA contains:
- a CDS encoding alanine racemase, translated as MNFDRGTPSASNAGENAAFAPPLSTELLKRSTSLPALVIDLDAVDANAEDMLRRAGDKSIRVASKSIRIPELISYVLAKPGYQGVLAYSLREALWLYKEGISNDIVVAYPTMDAAAIAELAADDGARASICVMVDLVDHLDVLRDAATEVAPIRVCIDVDASYRPIPGVHIGTLRSSLHSARDAARFARVIASYPQLRLAGLMMYEGHIAGVGDKGSSLRARAIRLMQKLSRTELAKRRARVVAAIEKSAGPLEFVNGGGTGSLESTCAETAVTEAAAGSGFMAPTLFDNYRAFTLRPASWFVLPATRRPKRNIVTASGGGRIASGPAGDDRLPTPHFPAGLKFAPEEGPGEVQTPLIGSVAATVAMGDPVWFRHAKAGETSSHANEAIAVKEGKVIGHWPTYRGKGLIFT; from the coding sequence ATGAACTTTGACCGAGGAACGCCCTCGGCGTCGAACGCCGGGGAAAACGCAGCCTTTGCACCGCCGCTATCGACAGAGCTGCTAAAAAGGAGCACTTCGCTTCCGGCCCTTGTCATTGACCTCGACGCCGTAGACGCGAATGCCGAAGACATGCTCCGGCGCGCAGGAGACAAGTCCATCCGGGTCGCTTCGAAATCCATTCGTATCCCGGAGCTTATTTCCTATGTTCTCGCAAAGCCCGGTTACCAAGGCGTACTCGCCTATTCCCTGCGCGAAGCCCTGTGGCTCTACAAAGAGGGAATCAGCAACGACATCGTCGTCGCCTACCCCACCATGGATGCCGCCGCGATAGCCGAACTGGCCGCAGACGACGGGGCTCGAGCCTCCATTTGCGTCATGGTCGATCTCGTCGACCACCTCGACGTCCTCCGCGATGCGGCAACTGAGGTCGCACCAATTCGCGTCTGCATCGATGTCGATGCCTCCTATCGGCCGATTCCCGGGGTCCACATCGGCACACTGCGGTCTAGCCTGCATTCCGCAAGGGATGCCGCGCGCTTCGCCCGTGTCATTGCAAGTTATCCGCAGCTGCGCCTCGCAGGTCTCATGATGTACGAGGGCCACATTGCCGGCGTCGGGGACAAGGGTAGCTCCCTCCGCGCCCGTGCCATCCGCCTGATGCAGAAGCTCTCTCGCACAGAGCTCGCTAAACGACGCGCCCGCGTCGTCGCTGCGATTGAAAAATCTGCAGGTCCCCTCGAGTTCGTCAACGGCGGAGGCACAGGCTCCCTGGAATCCACCTGTGCTGAGACCGCTGTCACAGAGGCCGCCGCAGGCTCTGGGTTCATGGCGCCGACCCTGTTCGACAACTACCGCGCCTTCACTCTGCGTCCTGCCTCTTGGTTTGTCCTTCCTGCAACTCGCAGGCCGAAGAGGAACATAGTCACCGCATCCGGTGGTGGCCGCATCGCGTCAGGTCCCGCCGGAGATGACCGTTTGCCCACTCCCCATTTCCCCGCTGGCCTCAAGTTCGCGCCCGAGGAAGGCCCTGGCGAAGTCCAAACCCCACTCATTGGCTCCGTCGCCGCCACCGTAGCAATGGGCGATCCCGTCTGGTTCCGACACGCCAAGGCGGGCGAAACCTCTTCGCATGCCAACGAGGCAATCGCAGTCAAAGAAGGAAAAGTCATCGGCCATTGGCCCACCTACCGAGGAAAAGGACTGATTTTCACATGA
- a CDS encoding D-arabinono-1,4-lactone oxidase translates to MSNKTVATRSTDAQSAPWQNWSRTQSCNPSYIHQPSDAAGVSAVIEAAKADGTSVRPLGAGHSFTPVATTEGHRIQLDRYSGLVDLDTENKTVTLRAGTRLRDIPGILRPLGWALPNQGDVDPQSLAGAISTGTHGTGLGFTGFAGTVRGFRIVTADGVEKHCHAGASGEEAELYRLARLGLGVFGVMTEVTMDIVPAFDLRADEHREDFESLRKAFPERCGEADHLEFFWFPGQKEALVKHNTRTAPAPRRRRPTPGTVRHRLGQVRSFVDEELLGNIGLKAICEVSAKFPAATGALNKFATNAVPERIYSDEAHRVFVSPRRVKFAEMEYSVPLEAAPDVLDEIRSVLEAKNIQVSFPIEVRAAGADDVALSTAYGRDSAYIAVHRYFKEPYREYFDLIEPIFKAHEGRPHWGKLHTLRAADLAERYPLFDEVAALRDKVDPEGLFLNPHLRSLFG, encoded by the coding sequence ATGAGCAACAAGACCGTCGCCACCCGCTCCACCGATGCACAGTCCGCACCTTGGCAGAACTGGTCTCGCACGCAATCCTGCAACCCCTCCTACATTCATCAGCCCAGCGACGCCGCTGGAGTTTCCGCCGTCATCGAGGCCGCGAAGGCGGATGGAACAAGTGTCCGGCCACTCGGCGCAGGGCACTCTTTTACTCCAGTTGCCACCACCGAAGGCCACCGCATCCAGCTCGACCGCTACTCCGGCCTGGTAGACCTCGACACGGAAAACAAAACTGTCACGCTGCGGGCGGGCACCAGGCTGCGCGACATCCCGGGTATCCTGCGCCCTCTCGGCTGGGCGCTGCCCAATCAAGGCGATGTCGACCCGCAGTCGCTGGCCGGCGCGATTTCGACCGGCACACATGGCACCGGCCTCGGTTTTACTGGCTTCGCCGGAACGGTTCGGGGTTTCCGCATCGTTACGGCTGACGGCGTCGAAAAGCACTGCCATGCGGGGGCCAGTGGCGAGGAGGCGGAGCTGTACCGCCTAGCGCGGCTCGGCCTCGGCGTATTCGGTGTGATGACCGAGGTGACGATGGATATCGTCCCGGCCTTCGACCTGCGCGCAGACGAACACCGGGAAGACTTCGAGTCCCTGCGTAAGGCCTTCCCGGAACGCTGTGGCGAGGCTGACCACCTGGAGTTTTTCTGGTTCCCGGGGCAGAAGGAGGCGCTGGTAAAGCACAACACCCGTACGGCACCGGCTCCGCGTCGTCGTCGCCCTACCCCGGGAACTGTTCGGCACAGGCTCGGGCAGGTGCGTTCCTTCGTGGACGAGGAGCTGCTGGGTAACATCGGCCTGAAGGCCATCTGCGAGGTTTCAGCGAAGTTCCCCGCGGCCACCGGCGCCCTGAACAAGTTCGCGACCAATGCAGTTCCTGAGCGCATCTACTCCGACGAGGCACACCGAGTTTTCGTCTCGCCGCGACGGGTGAAATTCGCCGAGATGGAGTACTCGGTGCCGCTGGAGGCCGCTCCGGACGTCCTCGACGAGATTCGTTCGGTGCTCGAGGCGAAGAATATCCAGGTCTCGTTCCCCATCGAGGTGCGCGCAGCGGGCGCAGACGACGTGGCGCTGTCCACCGCCTACGGCCGCGATAGCGCCTACATCGCGGTTCACCGCTATTTCAAGGAGCCATATCGCGAGTACTTCGACCTGATTGAGCCCATCTTCAAGGCCCACGAGGGACGCCCCCACTGGGGCAAGCTCCACACGCTGCGCGCAGCGGACCTCGCGGAGCGCTATCCGCTTTTCGACGAAGTCGCGGCCCTGCGCGACAAGGTCGACCCCGAGGGGCTGTTCCTCAATCCGCACCTGCGCTCGCTGTTCGGCTAA
- the rarD gene encoding EamA family transporter RarD, which yields MIQAFGAYLLWAIFPLYFPLLEPAAPVEILAHRFVWTLLFMVIALTVMKSWKELRAASARTWGAIFAAALFISVNWGVYVYLVNSGQVAEAALGYFINPLVSVVLAMIFFRETLSKLQLASVIVAIFAVIVLTVGVGHPPVLGLALALSFGFYGLMKKKVSLSSAASLTAESAVITPIAIAYLAWLAYTGQSTFTSHGAGHTLLLMSAGIATAVPLLLFGQGAKKLPLATIGLMQYITPVIQMTLAVTVLGEELSPERWIGYFIIWGAVALFIADLIIKLAAQQRRRRFARRQAS from the coding sequence GTGATCCAGGCATTCGGCGCGTACCTTTTGTGGGCGATCTTCCCGCTGTATTTTCCCCTGCTCGAGCCGGCCGCGCCGGTAGAGATCCTGGCTCATCGCTTCGTCTGGACCCTGCTGTTCATGGTCATTGCTCTGACCGTGATGAAGTCCTGGAAGGAGCTGCGCGCCGCGAGCGCGAGGACCTGGGGCGCTATTTTTGCGGCGGCGCTTTTCATCTCCGTCAACTGGGGAGTCTACGTCTACCTGGTCAATTCCGGTCAGGTCGCCGAGGCGGCCTTGGGCTACTTTATAAACCCGCTGGTCAGTGTCGTACTGGCGATGATTTTCTTTCGGGAGACCCTGTCGAAGCTGCAGCTGGCCAGCGTGATTGTCGCGATTTTCGCAGTGATCGTGCTGACCGTTGGGGTTGGGCATCCTCCGGTGCTGGGGTTGGCTCTGGCCCTGAGTTTCGGCTTCTACGGGCTGATGAAGAAAAAGGTATCGCTATCGTCGGCGGCGTCCTTGACCGCGGAGTCCGCCGTCATCACCCCAATTGCAATCGCCTATTTGGCGTGGCTGGCCTATACGGGGCAGAGCACTTTTACTTCTCACGGCGCCGGCCACACCCTGCTGCTGATGAGCGCCGGAATCGCGACTGCCGTGCCTTTGCTCCTCTTTGGCCAGGGCGCGAAGAAGCTGCCCCTGGCCACCATCGGGCTGATGCAGTACATCACCCCGGTCATCCAGATGACGCTTGCCGTGACGGTTCTCGGCGAGGAGCTCTCGCCCGAGCGTTGGATCGGCTACTTCATCATCTGGGGAGCGGTCGCACTGTTCATCGCGGACTTGATTATCAAGCTGGCCGCCCAGCAGCGCAGGAGGCGTTTCGCGCGCCGCCAGGCCAGCTAA
- a CDS encoding RluA family pseudouridine synthase: protein MPVPPGLAGMRVDAGVAKLLGLSRTAVAELAVAGDISIDGRTVGKSDRLEEDAWLSVLLPPVETSLVPKEELIEGMEVLYHDSDLVAVHKPVGVAAHPSVGWEGPTVVGGLAAAGFRISTSGPPERQGIVQRLDVGTSGVMVVACSERGYSVLKRAFKNRDVSKTYHALVQGHPDPSTGTIDAPIGRHPSAGWRFAVRQDGKHAVTHYETLEAFAQASLVKVTLETGRTHQIRVHFSALNHPCCGDPMYGSDPALSKRLGLTRQWLHAVSLGFHHPADGRWMEIECPYPDDLSHALDVLRKG, encoded by the coding sequence ATGCCCGTGCCCCCGGGACTTGCGGGCATGCGGGTCGATGCGGGCGTCGCTAAGCTGCTCGGGCTATCCCGAACTGCGGTTGCGGAGCTGGCGGTTGCGGGCGACATCAGCATCGACGGGCGCACGGTAGGAAAGTCCGACCGGCTGGAGGAGGACGCGTGGCTGTCGGTGCTACTTCCCCCGGTCGAGACCTCCCTGGTGCCAAAGGAAGAGCTGATTGAGGGCATGGAGGTGCTCTACCACGACTCCGACCTGGTGGCAGTGCACAAGCCGGTCGGCGTCGCGGCGCACCCCTCCGTGGGCTGGGAAGGGCCGACCGTGGTCGGAGGGCTCGCGGCGGCGGGATTCCGCATCTCGACTTCGGGCCCGCCCGAGCGCCAGGGAATCGTGCAACGCCTCGATGTCGGGACCTCCGGCGTGATGGTAGTTGCGTGCTCGGAGCGGGGGTATTCGGTGCTGAAGCGAGCATTTAAGAATCGCGATGTCTCCAAGACTTACCACGCGCTCGTCCAGGGGCACCCGGACCCGTCGACCGGCACTATCGACGCGCCGATTGGGCGGCACCCGTCGGCGGGATGGCGCTTCGCGGTGAGGCAGGACGGCAAACACGCGGTCACCCACTACGAGACTCTGGAGGCATTCGCCCAGGCCAGCCTGGTGAAAGTGACGCTCGAGACCGGCCGCACGCACCAGATTCGCGTGCACTTCTCCGCCCTGAACCACCCGTGCTGCGGCGATCCGATGTACGGCTCCGACCCCGCGCTGTCCAAGCGCCTGGGACTAACCCGCCAGTGGCTCCACGCCGTGTCACTGGGGTTCCACCACCCGGCCGATGGCCGCTGGATGGAAATCGAATGCCCCTACCCGGATGACCTCTCTCACGCCCTCGACGTGCTGAGGAAGGGTTAA
- the lspA gene encoding signal peptidase II has translation MTNKEKRRTFPRRGLLVAVIVAVAVIDQATKIGALALLDPSRAVDVLGDLFQFRLVRNPGAAFSFGTNATWAFTTLQILYIGAVAYFSNWLRSPVSAISAGLVAGGALGNLLDRLFRDPGFYVGHVVDFLSLKGFAVFNIADCAITVGIIILVIWMIFSKEPDVFAEQIEVEKQARKERDIERD, from the coding sequence GTGACTAATAAGGAAAAGCGGAGAACATTCCCCCGCCGTGGTCTACTTGTCGCCGTCATTGTCGCCGTTGCGGTAATCGATCAGGCCACGAAGATCGGCGCGCTCGCACTGCTGGACCCGAGCAGGGCAGTGGACGTGCTCGGGGACCTATTCCAATTCCGCCTCGTGCGCAATCCCGGCGCAGCCTTCTCCTTTGGCACGAATGCCACGTGGGCTTTCACCACCTTGCAGATCCTCTATATCGGCGCCGTTGCGTACTTCTCCAACTGGCTGCGCAGCCCGGTCTCCGCGATCTCGGCGGGGCTGGTAGCGGGAGGTGCCCTCGGAAACCTTCTCGACCGGCTTTTCCGTGACCCGGGCTTCTACGTCGGACACGTCGTTGACTTCCTATCCCTGAAGGGCTTTGCAGTTTTCAATATCGCCGATTGTGCTATCACCGTGGGCATTATCATTTTGGTCATATGGATGATCTTTTCCAAGGAACCGGATGTTTTCGCGGAACAGATTGAGGTCGAAAAGCAAGCGCGAAAGGAGCGGGATATTGAACGAGACTGA
- a CDS encoding DUF6263 family protein yields MKRRSIISVSSTPTRVACVSAAATLPLALAACSSGAAVETQPADIADLAVSVTNKGEGQRASVKWKDDGTAQKSSAVITQGFSQKSGSGTGDQTFPDTRLEIPLSASVAGVPDARAVTATVGVPHGSNAELNQDISTAEGFVAEWTAKPSGKITELKLGAPEKATDTARVGIETAVRQLNSVPIVFPEEEIGTGATWTAESKVEGQTEMTQKVTYTLLGRTGDIVDVKVAVEQVPSVTELDTGAETPLKVIESDTRMLADTVKIDLTKPLPVSGGVDYVTSVTYGDGSSDVRIVQSTHRGIEFKEQG; encoded by the coding sequence GTGAAACGACGCTCCATTATCTCTGTTTCTTCCACACCTACGCGCGTGGCCTGCGTGTCCGCGGCCGCTACCCTGCCGCTCGCGCTGGCCGCATGCAGCTCCGGCGCTGCCGTTGAGACGCAGCCTGCGGACATTGCGGATCTTGCCGTTAGCGTCACTAACAAGGGCGAGGGCCAGCGGGCCTCGGTGAAGTGGAAGGACGATGGGACCGCGCAGAAGTCATCGGCTGTCATCACTCAGGGATTCTCCCAGAAGAGCGGATCGGGAACCGGCGACCAAACCTTCCCTGATACAAGGCTGGAAATTCCGCTGTCCGCCTCTGTTGCAGGTGTTCCCGACGCGCGGGCAGTCACCGCCACTGTAGGGGTTCCGCACGGCTCCAACGCGGAGCTAAACCAGGACATCTCAACCGCCGAGGGGTTCGTCGCAGAGTGGACCGCCAAGCCCTCCGGCAAGATTACGGAGCTGAAGCTGGGCGCCCCGGAGAAGGCGACCGATACGGCGCGAGTCGGTATCGAGACCGCAGTCAGGCAGCTAAATTCGGTGCCTATCGTATTCCCGGAGGAAGAAATCGGCACCGGAGCGACATGGACGGCTGAGAGCAAGGTCGAGGGCCAGACGGAGATGACCCAGAAGGTCACGTATACGCTGCTCGGCCGCACCGGCGATATTGTCGATGTCAAGGTCGCTGTGGAGCAGGTCCCGTCCGTAACCGAGCTGGACACCGGCGCCGAGACTCCGCTGAAAGTCATCGAGTCGGATACCCGCATGCTGGCTGACACCGTCAAGATTGACCTGACAAAGCCCCTGCCGGTATCCGGCGGGGTCGACTACGTTACCTCGGTGACCTACGGTGACGGCTCCTCGGATGTCCGTATCGTCCAAAGCACCCACCGCGGAATCGAGTTCAAAGAACAGGGCTAG
- a CDS encoding asparaginase, giving the protein MSTQDSTSANASETAPAGAANTSATAVAPARRIAVLTTGGTIACTTDSDGALVPTISGPELVRTVAARFPEGAIEFEVRELGELDSSNLTFADVDGILAAIAEALSDDTIDGVVVTHGTDTMEETAMAADAFHSDSRPVVFTGAQLPFDHPETDGPGNLFEAITIATDPSAQGIGALIVFGHAVLPARGATKWHTSDLLAFATNAPEEPVRPDPLPLTKLEGMKVDIVPAYLGADSSLIDAAVSAGARGLVIEGLGAGNVGDSFAAAIERALAAGIAVVMATRVPRGDVFAAYGGDGGGATLARHGVISAGCVHPAQARIILAAALAAGVHPQTLF; this is encoded by the coding sequence ATGTCAACCCAGGATTCCACCTCCGCAAACGCCTCCGAAACAGCCCCCGCAGGCGCCGCCAACACTTCCGCTACCGCTGTGGCCCCGGCCCGCCGAATTGCCGTCCTGACCACCGGAGGAACTATCGCGTGCACGACTGACAGCGACGGAGCGCTCGTGCCTACAATCTCCGGCCCGGAACTTGTTCGCACCGTCGCGGCCCGCTTCCCCGAGGGCGCAATCGAGTTCGAGGTACGCGAGCTGGGAGAGCTGGACTCCTCCAACCTCACCTTCGCCGACGTCGACGGAATCCTCGCCGCCATCGCCGAGGCGCTTTCCGACGACACGATTGACGGAGTCGTTGTCACCCACGGCACCGACACGATGGAGGAAACGGCAATGGCCGCGGACGCCTTTCACAGTGATTCCCGGCCCGTGGTTTTCACCGGCGCTCAGCTGCCCTTCGATCACCCGGAAACGGACGGTCCCGGTAACCTCTTCGAGGCAATCACCATCGCAACGGACCCCTCGGCCCAGGGCATCGGCGCGCTTATTGTTTTCGGCCATGCGGTGCTTCCGGCGCGAGGCGCGACCAAGTGGCACACCAGCGACCTACTCGCGTTCGCAACTAATGCCCCGGAAGAACCGGTCCGGCCCGATCCCCTTCCCCTGACCAAACTGGAGGGAATGAAGGTAGACATCGTTCCCGCGTACCTCGGCGCCGACAGCTCCCTGATTGACGCCGCCGTGTCAGCGGGCGCCCGCGGCTTGGTCATCGAGGGACTCGGGGCCGGTAACGTCGGCGATTCCTTCGCCGCGGCGATTGAACGCGCGCTGGCCGCGGGCATCGCCGTGGTGATGGCGACGCGCGTGCCCCGCGGCGATGTTTTCGCGGCCTATGGCGGCGACGGCGGCGGTGCTACCCTCGCCCGCCACGGCGTCATCAGCGCAGGTTGCGTCCACCCGGCCCAGGCCCGCATCATCCTCGCGGCGGCTCTGGCCGCTGGTGTGCACCCGCAGACGCTCTTCTAA
- a CDS encoding sugar O-acetyltransferase yields MSDNTRAIEELEASRRASLRNTDRNSNPPLTLPDDGKDNRQRMLDGDWYIADHPESKAINQRIGTVAAEFERAFHEDQEAAQKVLAEALGSFGEGSTIRPPIYLDYGDNFHVGADVFVNFGLTVLDVVKVTLGDSVQIGPNVQLLPPVHPLPAKARAAYLESGDEIEIGDNVWIGGGAIILGGVRIGANSVVAAGAVVTKDVPESVVVAGNPAKIIRLIDQNV; encoded by the coding sequence ATGAGCGATAACACCCGAGCGATCGAAGAGCTGGAGGCCTCCCGACGAGCCTCCCTGCGCAATACCGACCGGAACTCCAACCCGCCGCTTACCCTTCCCGACGATGGTAAGGACAACCGGCAGCGCATGCTGGACGGCGACTGGTACATCGCGGATCATCCGGAATCGAAGGCGATTAATCAGCGCATCGGGACGGTCGCGGCAGAGTTCGAGCGGGCATTCCATGAGGACCAGGAAGCGGCGCAGAAGGTGCTCGCCGAGGCGCTGGGGTCCTTCGGCGAGGGCAGCACAATCCGTCCACCGATTTACCTGGATTACGGGGACAACTTCCACGTCGGGGCGGACGTGTTCGTCAACTTTGGGCTGACGGTGCTCGACGTGGTGAAAGTGACGTTGGGAGATAGCGTCCAGATTGGCCCGAACGTGCAGCTACTGCCGCCGGTGCATCCCCTGCCAGCCAAGGCTCGGGCGGCTTACCTAGAGTCCGGTGACGAAATCGAAATTGGTGACAACGTCTGGATCGGCGGCGGCGCTATCATCCTCGGAGGAGTCCGCATCGGGGCAAACTCCGTGGTCGCAGCAGGGGCCGTGGTGACTAAGGACGTTCCCGAGAGCGTCGTGGTGGCCGGAAATCCGGCAAAGATTATCCGCCTGATTGATCAAAACGTGTAG
- a CDS encoding DNA polymerase IV translates to MTQRWVLHIDMDAFFASVEQLTRPTLRGRPVLVGGLGGRGVVAGCSYEARAYGAHSAMPMARARRLMPLTAVTVSPRKGIYGPVSRRVFSVIRARVPVVEQLSVDEAFMEPEELYGASKDEVIAWAQSLREEIREETSLASSIGAGAGKQFAKISSGLAKPDGVYVLEPERNHELLHPLPVEKLWGIGPVSAAKLHALGVETIGDFAAMEQRDVEVSLSSKTGLALWRLAQGHDDRPVKERDVAKSVSAEYTYPQDLESKAQLHSAVDRAGDSAFRRLLKDGRGARTITCKVRLADLSIHTRSETLTYATQDKQTLMAVAHRIAFTPAEVGPVRLVGVGFSGLDSHLQEVLFPELDRSVTVEDRVPGPALADVPAGLVEVGDSGALPTVRLSDSKWVPTSDVHHSEYGHGWVQGSGHGIVTVRFESRSSGPGRMITLKEDDPGLRPCSAVCSLDWPEWLASDEEAALDLPNVSEETAEEKLR, encoded by the coding sequence ATGACACAGCGTTGGGTGCTGCACATAGACATGGATGCTTTCTTCGCGTCCGTGGAGCAGCTCACCCGACCCACGCTTCGGGGCCGCCCCGTTTTGGTGGGTGGACTCGGCGGCCGCGGAGTCGTCGCAGGATGCTCTTACGAGGCGCGCGCCTACGGCGCCCATTCCGCGATGCCCATGGCGCGGGCTCGCCGACTGATGCCCCTAACCGCGGTCACAGTCAGCCCGCGCAAGGGCATCTACGGCCCCGTGTCCCGGCGAGTATTTTCCGTCATCCGGGCCCGTGTGCCCGTTGTCGAGCAACTCAGCGTGGACGAGGCGTTCATGGAGCCCGAAGAGCTCTACGGCGCCAGCAAGGACGAGGTAATTGCGTGGGCGCAGTCCCTGCGAGAGGAGATTCGGGAGGAGACCTCGCTGGCATCGTCGATAGGCGCGGGAGCGGGGAAGCAGTTCGCGAAGATTTCCTCGGGGCTGGCTAAGCCGGACGGCGTTTACGTGCTGGAGCCGGAGCGAAATCATGAGCTATTGCATCCGCTGCCGGTGGAGAAACTCTGGGGCATCGGGCCTGTGTCGGCGGCGAAGCTGCACGCGCTCGGGGTAGAGACCATTGGCGATTTCGCCGCGATGGAGCAGCGCGATGTCGAGGTGTCGCTGTCATCGAAGACTGGGTTAGCCCTGTGGAGGCTCGCGCAGGGGCACGACGATCGGCCGGTGAAGGAGCGTGACGTCGCGAAGTCCGTGTCTGCCGAGTACACCTACCCGCAGGACTTGGAGTCGAAGGCACAGCTGCATTCGGCGGTGGATCGGGCGGGGGACTCGGCGTTCCGGCGTCTGCTCAAGGACGGGCGAGGCGCGCGGACGATTACCTGCAAAGTCCGGCTCGCTGACCTGAGCATCCACACTCGCTCGGAGACCCTGACTTACGCCACTCAGGACAAACAGACCCTGATGGCCGTGGCTCATCGCATCGCCTTCACGCCGGCGGAGGTCGGCCCGGTGCGGCTGGTCGGCGTGGGGTTTTCCGGCCTGGACTCGCACCTGCAGGAAGTTCTTTTCCCAGAGCTAGATCGCAGCGTCACCGTGGAAGACCGGGTGCCGGGGCCCGCGCTTGCCGACGTCCCGGCCGGCCTCGTCGAGGTAGGCGATTCCGGGGCTCTGCCGACGGTGCGATTGTCGGACTCCAAATGGGTGCCCACCTCGGACGTGCATCACAGCGAGTACGGCCACGGTTGGGTGCAGGGCTCGGGGCATGGCATTGTCACGGTTCGGTTCGAAAGCCGCTCCTCGGGCCCCGGCCGTATGATTACCTTGAAGGAGGACGACCCGGGCCTGCGCCCGTGCTCCGCGGTGTGCAGTCTGGACTGGCCCGAGTGGTTGGCCTCCGACGAGGAGGCCGCGCTAGATTTGCCGAATGTGTCGGAGGAGACTGCCGAGGAGAAGCTGCGCTAG